CTTAGGAACAGAATTATTATTTAAGGAGGAATAGGTTATGGCTAAGGCAAAGTTCGAGAGGGTAAAGCCTCATGCAAATGTAGGCACGATAGGGCATGTAGACCATGGGAAAACCACCCTTACTGCGGCTATGACGAAGGTTATGGGCTTTAAGGGACTTGCCA
This genomic interval from Nitrospirota bacterium contains the following:
- the tuf gene encoding elongation factor Tu (EF-Tu; promotes GTP-dependent binding of aminoacyl-tRNA to the A-site of ribosomes during protein biosynthesis; when the tRNA anticodon matches the mRNA codon, GTP hydrolysis results; the inactive EF-Tu-GDP leaves the ribosome and release of GDP is promoted by elongation factor Ts; many prokaryotes have two copies of the gene encoding EF-Tu) → MAKAKFERVKPHANVGTIGHVDHGKTTLTAAMTKVMGFKGLA